In Marivivens aquimaris, one genomic interval encodes:
- a CDS encoding 2'-deoxycytidine 5'-triphosphate deaminase — protein sequence MTGVLASQQIAKLIDDGAISAATPYVEGQIQPASLDLRLGTVAYRVRASFLAGEGRSVADRLTEFEMHRVDLTNGAVLEKGCVYVVPLMESLALPAGIQAVANAKSSTGRLDLLTRTITDGGVEFDRIALGYQGPLYAEICPRSFSVLVRPGMRLNQIRFRSGHAVLDDAELQALHAETPLVNGEPVIDDGLGFSVDLAPQNGTLVGYRAKPHTGVIDLDLLNHYDPREFWEEVHSDNQQIILDPGAFYILVSREAVTIPPMQAAEMAPYLAMVGEFRVHYAGFFDPGFGHESAGGTGSRGVLEVRCHEAPFVLEHGQIVGRLVYEQMAELPEQLYGRDIKSNYQGQGLKLSKHFRA from the coding sequence ATGACCGGAGTATTGGCAAGCCAGCAGATCGCAAAGCTGATCGACGATGGCGCAATCTCGGCCGCGACACCCTACGTCGAAGGTCAGATCCAGCCCGCAAGCCTAGACCTGCGTCTCGGCACTGTCGCTTACCGCGTCCGCGCATCTTTCCTTGCTGGCGAGGGTCGCTCCGTCGCCGACCGCCTCACCGAATTCGAGATGCACCGCGTCGACCTGACGAATGGCGCCGTCCTTGAAAAGGGATGCGTCTACGTCGTGCCGCTGATGGAAAGCCTCGCGCTGCCCGCTGGCATTCAAGCCGTCGCGAATGCCAAATCCTCCACCGGTCGCCTCGACCTGCTGACCCGCACGATCACCGACGGCGGCGTCGAATTCGACCGTATCGCACTGGGCTACCAAGGCCCGCTCTACGCAGAGATTTGCCCGCGCTCGTTCTCAGTCCTCGTCCGCCCTGGAATGCGGCTGAACCAGATCCGTTTCCGCTCCGGCCACGCAGTGCTGGACGATGCCGAACTGCAAGCGCTCCACGCGGAAACCCCGCTCGTTAACGGCGAACCTGTCATTGATGACGGCCTCGGCTTTTCTGTCGACCTCGCGCCGCAGAACGGAACCCTCGTCGGCTACCGCGCCAAGCCGCACACCGGCGTCATCGACCTCGACCTCCTGAACCACTACGATCCGCGCGAATTCTGGGAAGAGGTCCACTCGGACAACCAGCAGATCATCCTCGATCCTGGTGCGTTCTACATCCTCGTCAGCCGCGAGGCCGTCACCATCCCGCCGATGCAGGCCGCCGAGATGGCTCCTTACCTCGCCATGGTCGGCGAATTCCGCGTCCACTATGCAGGCTTTTTTGACCCAGGTTTCGGCCACGAAAGCGCTGGCGGCACAGGCTCGCGCGGCGTCCTCGAAGTCCGCTGCCACGAGGCGCCCTTCGTCCTCGAACACGGCCAGATCGTCGGCCGCCTCGTATACGAACAAATGGCCGAACTGCCCGAACAACTCTACGGCCGCGATATCAAATCGAACTATCAGGGTCAGGGCCTCAAGCTCTCCAAACACTTCCGCGCCTGA
- the gph gene encoding phosphoglycolate phosphatase (PGP is an essential enzyme in the glycolate salvage pathway in higher organisms (photorespiration in plants). Phosphoglycolate results from the oxidase activity of RubisCO in the Calvin cycle when concentrations of carbon dioxide are low relative to oxygen. This enzyme is a member of the Haloacid Dehalogenase (HAD) superfamily of aspartate-nucleophile hydrolase enzymes (PF00702).): protein MSEQTAVVFDLDGTLIDSVPDIAASVNTMLQGYGLDPLDRDTVQSFVGNGTAFLFSRVCDVRDVPEAERDQAYKTFMDTYVDAHDLTTIYDGVTDALDRLKSAGCVLGLCTNKPTAPMKSVLAQLGLAHYFDAMIAGDSLEKRKPDPLPLDTTFTMLGRTRQFYVGDSEVDAETAQNAQIDFAFFTVGYHKTTVAQVPKRWSFDHWSELPDLILG from the coding sequence ATGTCCGAACAAACTGCCGTGGTCTTTGACCTCGACGGGACGCTGATCGACAGCGTTCCCGATATCGCCGCGTCCGTGAACACGATGCTTCAAGGCTACGGCCTCGACCCGCTGGACCGCGACACCGTGCAAAGCTTCGTCGGCAATGGCACCGCTTTCCTCTTCAGCCGCGTCTGCGACGTGCGCGATGTCCCCGAAGCTGAACGCGATCAAGCGTATAAGACCTTCATGGACACTTACGTGGATGCGCACGACCTGACGACGATCTACGATGGCGTCACCGACGCGCTGGACCGTCTCAAATCTGCGGGTTGTGTCCTTGGTCTGTGCACAAACAAGCCGACGGCTCCGATGAAAAGCGTCCTCGCGCAGCTTGGCCTCGCGCATTACTTCGACGCGATGATCGCCGGCGATTCGCTGGAAAAGCGCAAACCCGATCCCCTTCCGCTCGACACCACGTTCACGATGCTTGGCCGCACACGTCAGTTTTACGTCGGTGATAGTGAAGTCGATGCGGAAACAGCGCAGAACGCACAGATCGATTTTGCCTTTTTCACCGTCGGCTACCACAAGACAACGGTCGCGCAGGTCCCCAAACGCTGGTCATTCGACCACTGGTCGGAACTGCCGGACCTGATCCTTGGCTAA
- a CDS encoding MerR family transcriptional regulator — protein MGKSRDAFRTISEVSEWLDTPAHVLRFWESKFTQIKPVKRAGGRRYYRPVDMELLGGIKKLLHDDGMTIKGAQKLLREMGVKHVASLGKSLTDEQQTAPEHQTDDVIEGVPAVSETKPQPEDREIAAIGDLFSSIPANVSEPPAQPEPIGVLSLISRGDRSALARKSGLIRPHFDNLAALYGRMTGN, from the coding sequence ATGGGCAAATCACGCGATGCCTTCCGCACCATCAGCGAGGTGTCGGAGTGGCTGGACACGCCAGCCCACGTGTTGCGCTTTTGGGAAAGCAAATTCACGCAGATCAAACCTGTGAAGCGCGCGGGCGGCCGCCGCTATTACCGCCCTGTCGACATGGAACTGCTCGGCGGTATCAAGAAACTCCTGCATGACGACGGCATGACCATCAAGGGCGCGCAAAAACTGCTGCGCGAGATGGGCGTGAAGCACGTCGCGTCCCTTGGCAAATCGCTGACCGATGAACAGCAGACGGCGCCCGAGCATCAAACCGATGATGTGATCGAAGGCGTGCCGGCAGTGTCCGAGACAAAGCCGCAGCCCGAAGATCGCGAGATCGCTGCCATCGGTGATCTGTTCTCGTCCATCCCTGCAAATGTCAGTGAGCCCCCTGCCCAGCCGGAACCTATCGGAGTCTTGTCGCTTATCTCTCGGGGCGACCGGAGCGCGCTGGCGCGCAAGTCCGGTTTGATCAGACCCCATTTTGATAACCTCGCGGCGCTTTATGGTCGCATGACCGGAAACTGA
- the ihfA gene encoding integration host factor subunit alpha, with protein MAEKTLTRMDLAEAVHAEVGLSRNDSAELVESVLKHISDALVEGETVKISSFGTFTVRDKAERVGRNPKTGEPKVISPRRVLTFRPSHLMKDRVSDGNKS; from the coding sequence ATGGCCGAAAAGACTCTGACACGTATGGATCTTGCCGAAGCGGTACACGCTGAAGTCGGGCTTTCTCGCAATGATAGCGCGGAGCTAGTCGAAAGCGTGCTCAAGCACATTTCGGACGCTCTGGTCGAAGGCGAAACCGTCAAGATCAGCTCTTTCGGCACCTTCACCGTCCGCGACAAAGCGGAACGCGTTGGCCGGAACCCGAAAACCGGTGAGCCGAAGGTGATTTCTCCGCGCCGTGTGCTGACATTCCGTCCCAGCCACCTTATGAAAGACCGCGTTTCGGACGGTAACAAATCTTAA
- a CDS encoding beta-ketoacyl-ACP synthase III, which produces MTIRAVVTGVGHYLPERVVPNSYFEDKLDTSHDWIVSRSGIERRHFAAEGQTTSDLATRAANAALENAGLTGNDIDAIVLATSTADFTFPSAATMVQHNIGNTKGFAFDIQAVCAGFVFALTNANALIQSGSAKRVLVIGAETFTRIMDWEDRSTCVLFGDGAGALIIEAQDGTGANTDRGILATDLNSDGTYRDLLYVDGGVSTQTTGRLRMEGKEVFRHAVEKLAQTAHKSLGDAGLTSEDVDWVVPHQANIRIIQSTAKKLGVSMDKVIVTVQDHGNTSAASIPLALSVGVQSGQIKQGDLVVTEAIGGGLAWGSVVIRW; this is translated from the coding sequence ATGACGATCAGAGCGGTGGTTACCGGCGTAGGGCATTATCTTCCCGAGCGCGTGGTTCCCAACTCCTACTTCGAAGACAAGCTGGACACGTCCCACGACTGGATTGTCAGCCGTTCCGGAATTGAACGCCGCCACTTCGCCGCCGAAGGCCAGACGACCTCCGATCTTGCGACCCGCGCTGCCAATGCCGCGCTCGAAAACGCGGGTCTGACCGGTAACGACATCGACGCGATCGTCCTTGCGACCTCGACCGCCGACTTCACTTTCCCGTCCGCTGCAACCATGGTTCAGCACAACATCGGGAACACCAAGGGTTTCGCTTTCGATATCCAAGCTGTCTGCGCCGGTTTCGTTTTCGCCCTGACCAACGCCAACGCCCTGATCCAGTCGGGTAGCGCGAAGCGTGTTCTGGTTATCGGCGCGGAAACCTTCACCCGCATCATGGACTGGGAAGACCGCTCCACCTGCGTTCTGTTCGGTGACGGCGCTGGTGCGCTGATCATTGAGGCGCAAGACGGCACCGGCGCGAATACCGACCGCGGTATTCTGGCGACCGATTTGAATTCCGACGGCACCTACCGCGATCTGCTCTATGTGGACGGCGGTGTTTCGACCCAGACCACCGGCCGTCTGCGTATGGAAGGCAAGGAAGTCTTCCGTCACGCTGTCGAAAAACTAGCGCAAACCGCGCACAAATCGCTCGGCGACGCTGGTCTGACATCCGAAGATGTCGATTGGGTCGTGCCGCATCAGGCGAACATCCGCATCATCCAGTCGACCGCCAAAAAGCTCGGCGTCAGCATGGATAAGGTGATCGTGACCGTTCAGGACCACGGCAACACCTCGGCGGCATCGATTCCCCTCGCGCTCTCCGTAGGCGTGCAGAGCGGTCAGATCAAACAGGGCGATCTGGTCGTGACAGAGGCGATTGGCGGCGGTCTGGCATGGGGTTCGGTCGTAATCCGCTGGTAA
- the plsX gene encoding phosphate acyltransferase PlsX codes for MTNTSEKSVVLSVDAMGGDKGPAAIVAGLASFLAKDPSARAILHGREQDLTSLVNKRRIADRVEIRDCPDVVQMTDKPSQILRQGKKTSMWSAITAVKTGDADVCVSCGNTGALMAMSMLILRKVDGVNRPAIACMWPSMSAGNFNVMLDAGADIRADQDDLLTYALMGTSYARNGMGLARPRVGLLNVGVEEHKGRAELKVAHELIAAAADRGEFEYVGFVEGNDLPSDRVDVIVTDGFTGNVALKTGEGTANLISSALREAFNNSFLSRIAAAIAYTSLQRLKKRIDPRRVNGGVFLGLNGSVIKSHGSADSTGVAAALALASRLGKNGFSQKLAARVATATALAQDAQNDGAEAAPTSAKSE; via the coding sequence GTGACCAATACCTCGGAAAAATCCGTAGTCTTGTCCGTAGATGCCATGGGCGGTGATAAAGGGCCTGCGGCTATTGTCGCGGGCCTTGCCAGTTTTCTGGCAAAGGATCCGTCAGCACGCGCCATCCTGCATGGCCGCGAGCAAGACCTGACTTCGCTCGTCAACAAGCGCCGCATTGCAGACCGCGTTGAAATCCGCGACTGCCCCGACGTGGTCCAGATGACCGATAAGCCCTCGCAGATTCTGCGTCAGGGCAAAAAGACGTCTATGTGGTCGGCTATCACTGCGGTGAAGACCGGCGATGCGGATGTCTGTGTCTCCTGCGGCAACACCGGCGCGCTGATGGCGATGTCGATGCTCATCCTGCGCAAGGTCGACGGCGTGAACCGTCCGGCCATCGCTTGCATGTGGCCGTCGATGAGCGCGGGCAACTTCAATGTCATGCTCGATGCGGGCGCCGATATTCGCGCCGATCAGGACGACCTTCTGACCTACGCGCTGATGGGCACGTCTTACGCTCGCAACGGTATGGGCCTTGCCCGTCCCCGCGTTGGCCTGCTGAACGTCGGCGTCGAAGAGCACAAGGGCCGCGCCGAACTGAAGGTCGCGCACGAGCTGATCGCTGCTGCCGCCGACCGCGGCGAGTTCGAGTATGTCGGCTTCGTCGAAGGCAACGACCTGCCCTCCGACCGTGTGGATGTGATCGTCACCGACGGTTTCACCGGGAACGTCGCGCTGAAAACTGGTGAAGGCACTGCGAACCTGATCTCCAGCGCGCTACGCGAGGCATTCAACAATTCGTTCCTGTCGCGTATCGCGGCGGCAATTGCCTATACCTCGCTCCAGCGCCTGAAAAAGCGGATCGACCCGCGCCGCGTCAACGGCGGTGTGTTCCTCGGCCTGAACGGCTCGGTCATCAAAAGCCACGGCTCTGCCGACTCGACCGGCGTTGCTGCCGCGCTCGCCCTTGCGAGCCGCCTCGGCAAGAACGGCTTCTCACAGAAACTGGCTGCACGGGTTGCAACTGCCACCGCACTTGCGCAAGATGCCCAGAATGACGGCGCGGAAGCTGCGCCCACAAGCGCAAAAAGCGAGTAA
- the rpmF gene encoding 50S ribosomal protein L32, whose amino-acid sequence MAVQQNKVSKSRRNMRRAHDALVAANPNECSSCGELKRPHHVCPSCGHYDSKEIVAQADEVDLDEDAA is encoded by the coding sequence ATGGCCGTTCAGCAGAACAAAGTCTCCAAATCGCGCCGCAACATGCGCCGCGCACACGACGCTCTGGTTGCTGCCAACCCGAACGAATGCTCGTCCTGTGGCGAACTGAAGCGTCCGCACCACGTTTGCCCGTCCTGCGGTCACTACGATAGCAAAGAAATCGTAGCTCAGGCCGACGAAGTCGATCTGGACGAAGACGCTGCATAA
- a CDS encoding YceD family protein, with amino-acid sequence MGSTDKHIYRLSELSGRTEVPFTLEPDADARAKLARVLDIPKIRKLRFEGQLLARGKTDWHLHAKLGATVVQECVVTLEPVTTRIDESIVRAYVHDYEETVIGEVEMPDDDSIEPLPTAIDLYEVMSEALSLALPPFPRAEGVELGEAVYTEKGIAPMRDEDTKPFAGLKSLRDSLEKPEKE; translated from the coding sequence ATGGGCTCTACCGACAAACATATCTACCGTCTGTCCGAATTGTCCGGACGCACCGAAGTTCCCTTCACGCTGGAGCCCGACGCGGACGCCCGCGCCAAGCTGGCTCGCGTGCTCGACATTCCGAAAATCCGCAAACTCCGCTTCGAGGGTCAGCTGCTCGCACGCGGCAAAACCGACTGGCATCTCCATGCAAAACTGGGCGCGACCGTCGTCCAGGAGTGTGTCGTGACGCTGGAGCCGGTCACCACCCGCATCGACGAGAGCATCGTGCGCGCCTATGTGCACGACTACGAAGAGACCGTCATCGGTGAAGTCGAAATGCCCGACGATGATTCCATCGAGCCGCTGCCGACCGCTATCGATCTCTATGAAGTGATGTCCGAAGCGCTCAGTCTCGCCCTTCCGCCCTTCCCCCGCGCGGAGGGAGTAGAGCTTGGCGAAGCGGTTTACACCGAAAAAGGAATCGCTCCGATGCGGGACGAGGACACAAAACCGTTCGCGGGCCTAAAATCCTTGCGCGACTCTCTGGAAAAACCAGAAAAAGAATGA
- a CDS encoding outer membrane protein assembly factor BamE, giving the protein MGKTAGIIRGMRILPLAVAALLATSACVERIDYHGFTPSQEAIASVDVGSDTRATVIEKLGRPSMGGITGTDSLYYVSYAVRNYGPLPPKEVDRTVLALDFDAAGIVRNVELFGLEDGNVVSLSRRVTDDGLRDNTLMRQILGSIGRFNAADFIGSD; this is encoded by the coding sequence ATGGGCAAGACGGCAGGTATCATCCGCGGTATGCGGATCCTTCCACTTGCGGTAGCGGCCCTGCTTGCTACCAGCGCCTGTGTCGAGCGCATCGACTATCACGGGTTCACACCGAGCCAGGAAGCAATCGCGTCGGTCGACGTCGGCAGCGACACCCGCGCCACGGTCATCGAAAAGCTGGGTCGTCCGTCGATGGGCGGCATCACCGGCACCGATAGCCTTTACTACGTATCCTACGCGGTCCGTAACTACGGCCCGCTCCCGCCCAAAGAGGTTGACCGCACCGTTCTGGCGCTCGATTTCGACGCGGCCGGTATCGTGCGTAACGTAGAGCTCTTCGGGCTTGAGGATGGCAACGTCGTATCCCTGTCGCGCCGCGTGACCGATGATGGTCTGCGTGACAATACGCTGATGCGCCAGATCCTCGGTTCGATCGGTCGCTTCAACGCTGCCGATTTCATCGGTTCGGACTAA
- a CDS encoding GNAT family N-acetyltransferase, which translates to MRLSLTRGRYIARLAETPEDILRAQRLRHRCFIGEHDGHDADHFDEVCQHVLVEDTRSGELVCCFRLLPLASGSEIGKSYSAQYYELSSLGAFDGPMVEMGRFCIAPEVRDPDVLRVAWGAMTQYVDEAGVELLFGCSSFHGIEADSYVDAFDMLAERHLAPKRWLPKVKAPRVFRFASERLRRPLDRKAAMLRMPPLLKTYLVMGGWVSDHAVVDTDLNTLHVFTGLEIKAIPPARAKALRAVAG; encoded by the coding sequence ATGCGCCTGAGCCTGACCCGCGGCCGCTACATCGCCCGACTAGCCGAAACGCCTGAGGACATCCTGCGGGCGCAGCGCTTGCGTCACCGCTGTTTCATTGGCGAACACGACGGGCATGACGCTGATCATTTCGACGAAGTCTGCCAACATGTGCTGGTCGAGGATACGCGGAGCGGGGAGCTCGTGTGCTGTTTCCGCCTCCTGCCGTTGGCGAGCGGGTCGGAGATCGGAAAAAGCTATTCCGCGCAGTATTACGAACTGTCATCGCTCGGCGCCTTTGACGGTCCGATGGTCGAAATGGGCCGGTTCTGTATTGCGCCCGAGGTCCGCGATCCTGATGTCCTGCGCGTCGCGTGGGGTGCGATGACGCAATACGTCGACGAGGCTGGGGTAGAGCTGCTGTTCGGCTGCTCGTCCTTCCATGGGATTGAGGCGGACAGCTACGTCGATGCCTTCGATATGCTGGCAGAGCGTCACCTCGCACCCAAGCGTTGGCTGCCGAAGGTGAAAGCGCCGCGTGTGTTCCGCTTTGCCAGCGAACGCCTACGCAGGCCGCTGGACCGCAAGGCTGCGATGCTGCGGATGCCGCCGCTGCTCAAGACCTATCTGGTGATGGGGGGATGGGTGAGCGATCATGCAGTCGTGGATACCGACCTCAACACGCTGCATGTCTTCACCGGCCTCGAGATCAAGGCCATTCCGCCAGCCCGCGCAAAGGCATTGCGGGCTGTGGCGGGGTGA
- the ilvN gene encoding acetolactate synthase small subunit — translation MSPLNIKKGSTSHSAYNLRSGYGDTVERHTLACLVANEPGVLARVIGLFAGRGYNIESLTVAEVDHQGHQSRITIVTSGTPQIIEQIKAQLGRIVVVLEVHDLTVEGPSVERELGLFKVAGQGDQRVEALRLADIFRASVVDTTLESFVFELTGTPEKIDAFADLMRPLGLVEVARTGVAALSRGAK, via the coding sequence ATGTCTCCGCTAAACATTAAAAAGGGTTCGACCAGCCACTCCGCCTACAACCTACGCTCCGGCTACGGAGATACGGTCGAACGCCACACCCTTGCCTGCCTCGTCGCCAACGAACCCGGCGTTCTGGCGCGCGTCATCGGCCTCTTTGCAGGTCGTGGCTACAACATCGAAAGCCTCACCGTGGCCGAGGTCGATCATCAGGGCCACCAGTCGCGTATTACCATCGTGACCTCGGGCACCCCGCAGATCATCGAACAGATCAAAGCGCAGCTGGGCCGCATCGTCGTCGTCCTCGAAGTGCATGACCTCACCGTCGAAGGTCCGAGCGTCGAGCGCGAACTGGGCCTCTTCAAGGTCGCAGGCCAAGGCGACCAGCGCGTCGAAGCACTGCGTCTGGCCGATATCTTCCGCGCCAGCGTCGTTGACACCACCCTCGAAAGTTTCGTGTTCGAACTGACCGGAACACCGGAAAAGATCGACGCCTTCGCAGACCTGATGCGCCCGCTGGGCCTCGTGGAAGTGGCTCGCACCGGCGTTGCAGCCCTGTCGCGCGGCGCAAAATAA
- a CDS encoding acetolactate synthase 3 large subunit, which yields MSRQMTGAKMVVQALKDQGVDTVFGYPGGAVLPIYDEIFQQNDIRHVLVRHEQAAIHAAEGYARSTGKVGVALVTSGPGATNAVTGLTDALMDSIPLVVFSGQVPTFMIGSDAFQEADTVGITRPCTKHNWLVRDADELSGRIHEAFHIASSGRPGPVLVDIPKDVQFASATYTEKTKIKPRYQPKVKGDIEGINDLVKLMEKAKRPVFYTGGGVINSGDAASQLLRELVEATNFPITSTLMGLGAYPASGDKWLGMLGMHGLYEANMAMHDCDLMINVGARFDDRITGRTDAFSPKSKKAHIDIDPSSINKIIHVDIPIIGDVAHVLEDLLKVWKSRGRVTDKESLSKWWEKINGWRKVNCLAYTNSESVIKPQYALQRLEELTKGMDRYITTEVGQHQMWAAQFLGFEDPNRWMTSGGLGTMGYGFPASVGVQMAHPEALVINVAGEASWLMNMQEMGTAVQYRLPVKQFILNNERLGMVRQWQELLHGERYSSSWSEALPDFVKLAEAFGAKGIICKDPKDLDDAIMEMIKHDGPVIFDCLVEKHENCFPMIPSGKPHNEMLLSADAEAFKSGAALV from the coding sequence ATGTCTCGTCAGATGACCGGCGCGAAAATGGTGGTTCAAGCTCTGAAGGATCAGGGCGTGGACACGGTATTCGGATACCCCGGCGGCGCTGTGCTACCGATCTACGACGAAATCTTCCAGCAGAACGATATCCGCCACGTCCTCGTGCGCCACGAACAGGCAGCGATCCACGCTGCCGAAGGCTACGCCCGCTCGACCGGTAAGGTCGGCGTTGCGCTGGTCACTTCGGGCCCGGGTGCGACGAACGCGGTGACCGGTCTGACGGACGCACTGATGGACTCGATCCCGCTCGTGGTGTTCTCCGGTCAGGTTCCGACCTTCATGATCGGTTCGGACGCGTTCCAGGAAGCCGATACCGTCGGCATCACCCGACCCTGCACCAAGCACAACTGGCTGGTTCGCGATGCGGACGAGCTGTCGGGCCGCATCCACGAAGCGTTCCATATCGCTTCTTCGGGCCGTCCGGGTCCGGTTCTGGTCGACATCCCCAAGGACGTCCAGTTCGCTTCTGCGACCTATACCGAAAAGACCAAGATCAAGCCGCGCTACCAGCCCAAGGTCAAAGGCGACATCGAGGGCATCAACGACCTCGTCAAGCTGATGGAAAAGGCCAAGCGCCCCGTGTTCTATACCGGCGGCGGCGTCATCAACTCGGGCGATGCGGCGAGCCAACTGCTGCGCGAACTGGTTGAAGCCACCAACTTTCCGATCACCTCGACCCTGATGGGTCTTGGCGCCTATCCCGCGTCGGGCGACAAGTGGCTCGGTATGTTGGGTATGCACGGTCTCTATGAAGCCAACATGGCGATGCACGACTGCGACCTGATGATCAACGTCGGCGCACGCTTCGACGACCGTATCACCGGCCGCACCGATGCGTTCTCGCCGAAGTCAAAGAAGGCCCACATCGACATCGATCCGTCGTCGATCAACAAGATCATCCACGTTGACATCCCGATCATCGGCGATGTTGCCCACGTTCTCGAAGACCTGCTGAAGGTCTGGAAATCGCGTGGCCGCGTCACCGACAAAGAGTCGCTGTCGAAGTGGTGGGAAAAGATCAACGGCTGGCGCAAGGTCAACTGCCTCGCCTACACCAACTCGGAATCGGTCATCAAACCGCAGTACGCGCTCCAGCGTCTCGAAGAACTGACCAAAGGCATGGACCGCTACATCACGACCGAAGTCGGTCAGCACCAGATGTGGGCAGCCCAGTTCCTCGGTTTCGAGGACCCGAACCGCTGGATGACCTCGGGCGGCCTCGGCACCATGGGCTACGGTTTCCCCGCATCGGTCGGTGTGCAGATGGCACACCCCGAAGCGCTCGTGATCAACGTCGCAGGCGAAGCCTCGTGGCTGATGAACATGCAGGAAATGGGCACCGCGGTTCAGTACCGCCTGCCGGTCAAGCAGTTCATCCTGAACAACGAGCGCCTCGGCATGGTCCGCCAGTGGCAGGAACTGCTGCACGGCGAACGCTACTCGTCGAGCTGGTCGGAAGCCCTGCCCGACTTCGTGAAGCTGGCAGAAGCCTTCGGTGCCAAAGGTATCATCTGTAAGGATCCCAAGGACCTCGACGACGCGATCATGGAAATGATCAAGCACGACGGTCCGGTGATCTTCGACTGTCTGGTCGAGAAGCACGAAAACTGCTTCCCCATGATCCCGTCGGGCAAGCCGCATAACGAAATGCTGCTCTCTGCCGATGCCGAAGCATTCAAATCGGGCGCCGCGCTGGTGTGA
- a CDS encoding response regulator transcription factor — MSIRIAIVDDHPMVVEGIQAILETYDDIEVVGALTSGEEAIAAVDTLNPDVMLLDLNMPGIGGLSATEMILERQPDTRILILSMHDSPEYISTALNHGARGYVLKDVPTEEIRTAIDKVMAGETYLCTGAKGSLKPKIADGREPLTNREQTILLELATGKSNKEVALALDISVRTVETHRKNIKRKLGISSTAGLTRYALEHGVLQGTGRSV; from the coding sequence ATGAGCATTCGCATCGCGATCGTGGACGATCACCCGATGGTCGTCGAAGGTATCCAAGCCATCTTGGAGACTTACGACGATATCGAAGTCGTGGGCGCGCTGACCAGCGGCGAAGAAGCGATTGCGGCTGTCGATACGCTAAACCCCGATGTCATGCTGCTCGACCTGAACATGCCGGGGATCGGAGGGCTATCGGCGACGGAGATGATCCTCGAACGCCAGCCCGACACGCGCATTCTCATCCTGTCGATGCACGACAGCCCCGAATATATCTCGACCGCGTTGAACCACGGCGCGCGCGGGTATGTACTGAAGGACGTGCCGACCGAGGAAATCCGCACGGCTATCGACAAAGTGATGGCAGGCGAGACTTACCTCTGCACCGGCGCCAAAGGATCGCTCAAACCCAAGATTGCCGATGGTCGTGAGCCCCTGACCAATCGCGAGCAGACCATCCTTCTGGAACTTGCGACCGGCAAATCGAATAAAGAAGTCGCGCTAGCCCTCGACATCTCCGTCAGGACGGTGGAAACCCACCGCAAGAATATCAAGCGCAAACTGGGCATTAGCTCCACCGCTGGCCTCACGCGATATGCGCTGGAACACGGCGTCCTGCAGGGTACGGGACGCAGCGTGTAA